From Saprospiraceae bacterium, one genomic window encodes:
- a CDS encoding serine hydrolase, whose translation MKYFFLFLFATTPGFSQSLYFPPTIGSQWETISAESLGWCTDPIDELYQYLENENTKAFLVLKDGKIVLEKYFDSFTQDSLWYWASAGKTMTSFLIGLAQQEGKLKISDSSSKYLGKGWTSCTESDESDITIWHQLTMTSGLDDRNVDADCTSPECLVCFRDPGERWSYHNAPYTLLDGVIENASGQTINQFMRERLLASTGIAGIYLKLGYNNVLFSKPRVMARFGLLMLNGGNWNNTPVLRDSDYHYDMIHSSQDINKSYGYLWWLNGQESYMVPGLQLAINGSISPNAPDDMYSAMGKNGQILNIVPSQNLIVVRMGDAPNTGLVPFTMADSIWRRLSQIICLSSQAKNESLDQISLHVSPNPARDRIAIKSIDAEQLEIFNSHGQLIFQSDMKNSELELPSSGWSKGLYFVRAKRANGQLLTQKLILE comes from the coding sequence ATGAAGTACTTTTTCCTTTTTCTCTTTGCTACTACACCCGGTTTTTCCCAATCTCTCTATTTTCCGCCTACCATCGGGAGTCAATGGGAAACTATCTCAGCTGAGAGCCTCGGATGGTGTACCGATCCAATTGACGAGCTGTATCAATATCTTGAAAATGAAAACACAAAGGCTTTTCTGGTCCTTAAAGATGGAAAGATCGTCCTTGAAAAATACTTTGACAGCTTTACACAGGACAGTCTTTGGTATTGGGCTTCTGCGGGCAAAACAATGACTTCTTTTTTAATTGGTCTGGCACAGCAGGAAGGAAAATTAAAAATATCAGATTCCAGCTCGAAATATCTCGGCAAGGGTTGGACCAGTTGTACTGAATCTGACGAATCTGATATTACCATCTGGCATCAATTGACCATGACCTCCGGATTGGATGACCGCAATGTTGATGCAGATTGCACCTCACCCGAATGTCTGGTTTGTTTTAGAGATCCGGGTGAGCGATGGTCCTACCACAATGCACCCTATACATTATTGGATGGCGTGATTGAAAACGCAAGCGGCCAAACCATCAACCAATTTATGAGGGAAAGATTGCTGGCTTCTACAGGGATCGCAGGGATTTATTTAAAGCTCGGATACAACAATGTGTTGTTTAGCAAACCCAGGGTGATGGCTCGTTTTGGCTTGTTAATGCTCAATGGAGGAAATTGGAATAACACACCCGTTTTAAGGGATTCCGATTATCATTATGACATGATTCATTCCAGTCAGGATATCAATAAGTCTTATGGTTATTTGTGGTGGCTCAATGGTCAGGAATCTTATATGGTACCTGGCTTGCAGTTAGCCATTAATGGTTCGATCAGCCCCAATGCACCTGATGATATGTATTCTGCGATGGGCAAAAACGGTCAGATACTCAATATTGTACCCTCCCAAAATCTAATTGTTGTCAGGATGGGCGATGCACCAAACACGGGTTTGGTTCCTTTTACAATGGCAGACTCCATTTGGAGAAGATTGAGCCAAATCATTTGTCTTTCCAGCCAGGCAAAAAATGAGTCTCTTGATCAAATCAGCCTGCATGTTTCTCCCAATCCGGCCCGTGATCGAATTGCGATAAAATCTATAGATGCAGAACAGCTTGAGATTTTTAACAGTCACGGACAACTCATCTTTCAAAGTGACATGAAGAATTCAGAACTTGAATTACCATCTTCCGGCTGGTCGAAGGGATTGTATTTTGTTCGGGCAAAACGAGCCAATGGCCAGTTGCTCACTCAAAAATTGATCCTTGAATAA
- a CDS encoding hydroxymethylglutaryl-CoA reductase, with translation MSGVHYSKSISGFSKLRKRDKIKWIVENFFKDPENVMHELMSYWHHSEEQQKILDGFSENTISNFPMPFSVAPNFFINGKTYCVPMVIEESSVVAAAASAAKYWMDRGGIQVKVLSTKKLGQIHFLWNGEEHLLRSWIPEIEKRMRADAKAILSNMEKRGGGLIGIELIRIPDLDQYYQWRISFETCDSMGANFINSCLESFSVSFENFMTKNDFLKDDQRDVEMIMSILSNYTPECIVRAWVSCPINELGQFAGGIGPSEFADRFEKAIKIARSDTYRAVTHNKGIFNGIDAVVIATANDFRAVEACGHAYAARDGVYRSLSDCSIQDGLFHFWLEIPLALGTIGGLTSIHPIAKRSLELLGNPSAEELMMITAATGLAQNFAAVRSLITTGIQAGHMKMHLTNILNHFGAKPNEEDLALEHFSNKKVSFSEVRKFLDDLRSEQK, from the coding sequence ATGTCCGGAGTACACTATTCAAAATCTATTTCAGGATTTTCCAAATTGCGGAAACGAGACAAGATCAAATGGATCGTAGAGAATTTCTTCAAGGATCCTGAAAATGTTATGCATGAGCTGATGAGTTACTGGCATCACAGTGAAGAACAGCAGAAAATATTGGATGGCTTTTCAGAGAACACCATTTCCAATTTTCCCATGCCATTTAGTGTAGCGCCTAATTTTTTCATCAACGGCAAAACTTATTGTGTCCCAATGGTGATTGAAGAGAGTAGCGTGGTGGCGGCAGCCGCATCGGCAGCAAAATATTGGATGGATCGGGGTGGTATTCAGGTAAAGGTCCTGAGCACAAAAAAGCTGGGTCAAATTCATTTTCTATGGAATGGTGAAGAACATTTGTTGCGCAGCTGGATTCCGGAGATCGAAAAAAGAATGAGAGCCGATGCCAAAGCAATTTTATCCAATATGGAAAAAAGGGGTGGTGGATTGATCGGTATCGAACTAATTAGAATACCAGATCTGGACCAATACTACCAATGGAGGATCTCTTTTGAAACCTGCGACTCCATGGGCGCCAATTTTATCAATTCCTGTCTTGAATCATTCTCTGTGAGTTTTGAGAATTTTATGACAAAGAATGATTTTCTGAAGGACGATCAGAGAGATGTAGAAATGATCATGTCCATTTTGTCCAATTATACTCCGGAGTGCATCGTACGGGCCTGGGTGAGTTGCCCAATCAATGAGCTTGGACAATTTGCCGGAGGGATTGGCCCCTCTGAGTTTGCAGACCGATTTGAAAAAGCCATTAAAATAGCACGTTCTGACACTTATCGAGCGGTGACCCACAACAAAGGTATTTTCAACGGTATTGACGCTGTGGTAATAGCAACAGCCAATGATTTCAGAGCAGTAGAAGCGTGTGGACACGCCTATGCAGCTCGTGATGGAGTGTATAGAAGTCTGAGCGATTGTAGCATTCAGGATGGATTGTTTCACTTTTGGTTGGAAATCCCCCTTGCTCTTGGCACCATTGGAGGATTGACTTCCATTCATCCGATTGCCAAGCGTTCATTGGAGTTATTGGGAAATCCTTCTGCAGAGGAGTTGATGATGATTACTGCTGCCACTGGGCTCGCCCAAAATTTTGCGGCAGTCAGATCATTAATTACAACAGGTATTCAGGCAGGGCATATGAAAATGCATCTTACCAATATATTGAATCATTTTGGTGCAAAGCCAAATGAGGAGGATCTTGCTCTTGAGCATTTTTCAAATAAAAAAGTTAGCTTTTCAGAAGTTCGTAAATTCCTGGATGATTTGCGAAGCGAGCAAAAGTGA
- a CDS encoding type 2 isopentenyl-diphosphate Delta-isomerase yields the protein MDPAQKSSTDRKEDHILLAFKSATSIDSLDMRFEYDPVHGVHPVEGERWPSLFSEIPLDYPVWISSMTGGTGRAASINQNLARLCGDYKLGMGLGSCRKLIDEPSSRSDFEVRKYLGNQPLFANLGIAQIEQWIGDGKTHLISEVVKITEATGLVIHLNPLQEAMQTEGDRFRQSPLKSIEMILDLFDFPIIVKEVGQGMGRKSMDALLRLPLEAIELGAFGGTNFAILELLRDDPEKLERFKALAQVGHKASEMVLGVNHFMAVHSAQTRNLILSGGISHFLDAYYLLRLSQMPSIYGMASAFLKHAVISYESLQEFFEDQMKGLLLSRAFLSIKS from the coding sequence ATGGACCCTGCACAGAAAAGTTCTACGGATCGGAAGGAAGATCATATTTTACTGGCTTTTAAGTCAGCCACCTCGATAGATTCACTGGATATGAGGTTTGAGTATGATCCCGTTCATGGCGTTCATCCAGTTGAAGGAGAACGATGGCCCAGCCTTTTTTCAGAAATTCCACTCGATTATCCAGTTTGGATCTCAAGTATGACAGGAGGTACAGGCAGAGCAGCCTCCATCAATCAAAATCTCGCAAGATTATGTGGAGATTACAAATTGGGAATGGGCCTTGGATCCTGTCGAAAACTGATTGATGAACCCTCATCCCGATCTGATTTTGAGGTGCGCAAATATTTGGGAAATCAACCACTTTTTGCCAATCTTGGCATTGCACAAATTGAACAGTGGATTGGGGATGGAAAGACCCATTTGATCTCCGAGGTTGTGAAGATCACTGAAGCCACTGGCCTTGTGATTCATCTCAACCCATTGCAAGAAGCCATGCAGACAGAAGGGGATCGCTTCCGTCAAAGCCCACTGAAGAGCATCGAGATGATTTTGGATCTTTTTGATTTTCCTATCATCGTCAAGGAAGTCGGACAAGGTATGGGCCGAAAATCCATGGACGCTTTGCTTAGATTGCCTCTGGAAGCAATCGAATTAGGGGCTTTTGGAGGAACCAATTTTGCCATATTGGAACTGCTCCGCGATGATCCGGAAAAATTAGAGCGATTTAAAGCACTGGCTCAAGTAGGTCACAAGGCTTCAGAAATGGTGCTTGGGGTCAATCATTTTATGGCTGTTCATTCAGCACAGACCAGAAATTTGATACTATCCGGTGGAATAAGTCATTTTTTGGATGCCTATTATTTACTCCGACTTAGTCAGATGCCTTCTATTTATGGCATGGCATCAGCCTTTTTAAAACATGCAGTGATCAGTTATGAAAGTCTTCAGGAATTTTTTGAAGACCAGATGAAAGGTCTGTTATTGTCCAGAGCATTTCTGAGTATTAAATCTTAA
- a CDS encoding MFS transporter — translation MKSIRQFILNSYSGIDRNVWILATAMFINRCGSIVMLFLGVYLSKELNYSITQAGVVMSMLGLGSLAGSLLGGILVDRLGYYRVLVSTITISGLVLLVVSQVSNYYLMCLLIFLFTATGDAFRPANITAMTSFSDASNYTRTIALNRLAMNLGFSVAPLIGGFLAAVHFRSIFWVDGLTCIAAGIFLMVHIGRVHREIKKSDLPPIVKDVQNGAGFSSPWKDSFYLWFLLVCFLYATSFFQMFSTLPLYYKDVYHLSPGGIGLLMAMNGLGVALVEMFVIYIIEGKLSQFSFIKIGGVLLVIGYLLMNFFHGYSILVVSMLVITASEILAMPFMASFCMRRAGSLSMGRYMGLYSTAWALALIAAPFLGTQVIDRFGYELHWYVFAAVSACSVILMYLIRNGDGLKV, via the coding sequence ATGAAATCAATCCGGCAATTTATTCTTAATTCTTATTCAGGCATTGACAGAAATGTATGGATTCTCGCCACGGCTATGTTTATCAACCGTTGCGGGAGCATTGTGATGTTGTTTTTAGGGGTGTATTTGAGCAAAGAATTGAATTATTCCATTACGCAGGCAGGTGTGGTGATGAGCATGCTTGGTCTGGGAAGTCTGGCCGGTTCCTTATTGGGGGGAATTCTCGTGGACAGGCTCGGATATTACAGGGTCCTGGTGAGCACCATCACCATCAGCGGATTGGTACTGCTGGTGGTCAGTCAGGTCAGCAATTACTATCTCATGTGTCTTCTGATTTTTCTTTTTACTGCAACCGGTGATGCTTTTAGACCAGCTAACATTACAGCCATGACGAGTTTTTCGGATGCATCCAATTATACGCGTACGATCGCACTCAACCGACTTGCCATGAATTTAGGATTTTCAGTGGCACCTCTCATTGGAGGATTTCTGGCAGCTGTTCACTTCAGAAGTATTTTTTGGGTAGATGGATTGACTTGCATCGCTGCAGGTATTTTTTTGATGGTGCACATTGGTCGGGTACACCGCGAAATAAAAAAATCGGATTTACCACCCATCGTCAAAGACGTTCAAAACGGAGCAGGCTTTTCCTCTCCATGGAAAGACAGTTTCTATCTTTGGTTTTTGTTGGTTTGTTTTTTATACGCCACTTCTTTTTTTCAAATGTTCTCCACCCTGCCTTTGTATTACAAAGATGTCTATCATCTGAGTCCGGGAGGAATCGGTCTCCTCATGGCCATGAACGGCCTTGGTGTTGCTTTGGTGGAAATGTTTGTGATCTATATCATCGAAGGAAAACTAAGCCAATTCAGTTTTATCAAAATCGGTGGCGTTTTGTTGGTCATTGGATATCTTTTAATGAATTTTTTTCACGGTTATTCCATTTTGGTGGTTTCAATGCTTGTCATCACCGCAAGTGAAATTTTGGCCATGCCATTTATGGCTAGCTTTTGCATGAGGCGAGCTGGCAGTCTTTCCATGGGCCGATACATGGGATTGTATTCCACGGCATGGGCTTTGGCATTGATAGCTGCTCCTTTTCTAGGGACCCAGGTCATCGACCGTTTTGGTTATGAGCTGCATTGGTATGTATTTGCAGCTGTTTCCGCCTGTTCAGTCATTCTGATGTATCTGATTAGAAACGGGGATGGACTAAAAGTATAA